The following is a genomic window from Pedobacter sp. KBS0701.
GTATTGTCATTTCGAGCGGAGTGCAATGCAGTCTGGAAATCTATTAAATATCCATCCATATTTGGCGGTACGTCATTCCCAACTTGATTGGGAATCTTAATGCTATTACCAGGTTTGATTAGCATTAAGATTCCCGTCTGCATGGGGATGACGATTGTCTCACTATAAAACCTTAAATTTGATCTAACATGTCAAATCAAGCCAGACGTCCAGATATCCTGTATTCCTGCTATGCGCATAAAAGTAGCGAGGGCGAACAGTTTATCCCCAATCATTCGGTAGGATTAGTTATTGCAGGTACTTCTGAGATTTTTATCGGTGGAGAGAAATTTGTATTTTCTGATGGCAATTTTAGATTTTTCAGGCGTAATCAACTGGCCAGGTATACTAAATATCCACCTGCAGACGGGGAATTTAAATCCATCAGCATCAATATTGATCAGGAGATTTTGCACAGCATTAGCAACGAATATGATTTGCATATAGAAAAGCCTAATCATGATCTTAAAGGTCTAGCACTCGAGCCTAATAGCTTGCTGAAGAATTATATCGATTCGATATGGCCGTATTTGGCCGGAAATAATGGGTTTAACAAGGCTTTAGTTGACTTAAAGGTTAAGGAAGTGGTCATGATCTTATTGCAGACCAATCCGATGCTGAAAGATGTGCTTTTTGATTTCTCTGAACCTGGGAAAATTGACCTGGAAGCATACATGAATGCCAATTACAAATTCAACGTTGATATTAGTCGCTTTGCTTATTTAACGGGAAGAAGTTTAGCCACATTTAAAAGAGACTTTGAAAAGATTTTTAATCTTTCGCCCAATCGCTGGCTGCAGAAAAAGCGTTTAAATGATGCCTATTATCTGATTACTGAGAAGGGCTGGAAATCGTCGGATGTTTATCTTGAGGTTGGTTTTAAAGATTTATCGCATTTCTCTTTTGCATTTAAAAAGGCTTATGGCAGGTCTCCATCGCATATTGGTAATTAATTTTCTTCGTTGTACCTGAAACAAAAAGCGCCAACCCTGGAAGATTGATGCTTTTAAATGCGTTTTATTAAACTTTTTTAGGAGGAAGATCGAATGCAATGGCCTCATGCTCAAAATGGCCATTGTGTGCGCCATCGCAAAAAGGTTTATTTTTAGATAAACCGCAACGGCAGATCGAAAGTACTTCTCTGCCCTGTAAGCCATAAACGTTTCCGTTTCTATCTACAATTTCGAAATCGCCCTCAATTTTAACAGAGCCGTTATTGTTAATGGTAAGTTTTGTTTTAGACATGTTTTGTGATTTATCCGGCAAAAGTAAGCCATAAAAACCGCAATTTTTTTGCTGATTTCTATTTAGAAACGTTCTCCCTTGAATCTATAAAGACTCTTTTTTGATCACATAAGCAATCATATCGGTTCTGATTTCGAAACCCAGTTTCTGATAGAGTTTGATCGCGCCTTCATTATCGTTGCGTACATGCAGAAAAGGAATTTCGTTGCGGAGCAATATACGCCTGATCTGTTCCTGAAGAATCTTAAAGGAATAGCCCTTCCCTAAATGATCAGGATGGGTACAAACTGCACTCACTTCACGGTAGGGGCTGGGGAAAAAGCGGTGACCAGCCATTGAAGCCAGTTTTCCATCCAGGAATATGCCGGTATAATTGCTCAATTCTATGGTTTTAGACAGGAAAGGTCCTGGTTTGGTCAATTCCACGAGATCAATCATCTCGGCAACATGTTCAAGATCAAGGTCTGTAAGTCCGGCTCCATCTGAGTCAGGAATTTTTGTGTCTCTAAAAATAAACTGGAACATATTAATATGCGTCAATAATTTCCACTGATCCGGAATTTCGACCGGTGTTTTTACGAAAAAAACAAACAGGCTTTCAGGAGGACTGATCTGATAAAGCGTATTTAAATCCTCCTGCGAATTATTCTTTAAGCCAGCAAAAGCAGTGATATCTTCGTTATAATATTTTACCGTTTCTACACCTTTCGCCAGGTGTTTATGGCCAGAAGTTAAAGCATAATAAATGGGATTATCCAATATATGTTCCATCTGGCAAAGATATTAAATCCTAAATCAGGAGAGGGTAAATTTTAACCGGATCAACTATAGGTTATCCCTGTGGTATTATTGATTCAAAAAAGTCTCTACCAAATGCGCCGTAATCGCTATCGTTTTGTCGCTTACATCCGGATTCAGGTTTTCACCGATCATAGCGCCATGCATACCCGGTAAAATAACCAGCTGCGCATTTGCAATCAATCTCGACATTTTAACCACATGTTCTGGCTTGATCACATCCTTATCTGCCACCATTAAAAGTGTATCGGAGGTAATTCCCCTCAGATCATCATCGCTGAGGTCGACAAAATCGAGCATGCGTTGTTTGTCTTTCTCAAACATGGTTTGCAGTGCCTTTTGATCTGGATTTACGGCTAGGAAAGCTGTTTTTAGTGGTTCAGGCATGTGGTCGATAGTGGCATCTCCAAAGCCATTATAAAAGCCATCAGTTAAACCTTCCCGTTGGTAATTTGCAGAAATCACGATGATTTTATTTACTACATCGGGATAATGGGCAGCAATATGCAGCGTGGTAGTGCCACCATTACTAAAGCCTAAAAAATTGGCCTTTGCTATTTGGAGTTGATTTAATAAAGTGGTCACATCTTTTGCGTCCTGCTCAAAAGATTCTGGCTGGTCCCGGTCGCTGGTTCTTCCATGGGCCTGAAGTTCAACTGCTACTACCTTGCCGCATTTGGCCAGATAAGGAATAAATCTGCCGAATGTTGATTGAATGGTGGAGCCGCCGCCATGGATCAGCACCAGGGGGATTTCTCCATCACCGTAAATTTCGTAGTACATCTTAATGCCATTTATCTGCTCGTGTCCGGCTTTTTGATAAGCTTCCATTGGTTTAGAATTTAAATTTTGCTAAACAAAGCTAAGCAAGGTAGCTGAAAACAAGGCACTCATAACAGACAAGTTTAGGGGTTTTTGAGCCATTCTAAAATACAGCATATAATGTATGGAATCACTTCCATTTTTAGAAATTAAAAATGCCCGCGGTTTAAAATCGCGGACATCTGAGCGTGTTGTTATAACTAAAACAGTGGCAATAAATTTTAGTGATTTGATCCTGATCGAAGCAGTTTCCACAAGGATTCTACAGGTATCGTATTTTTGATTACCATCTGCACACTGGGATTCGTTTCGCTATGGGTAAACATTTTAGTGTTGGATACTGTTCCCACCACACGTCCGTAAATATCAAGTACTGGCCCACCGCTTGAGCCAGTTGCATAATCTGCCGAAATAGCCATCATTTCCCTAAAAAAATGTTTTTCTGCTGTTCCGGCTTCTTCCATATATTTGTTGGTTACAATGCCCTCACTAAAGAAATAATGCATGCCTTTAGGATGACCAAGCACATAAATGCGATCGCCGACTTGCGCTGCATCAGCCAGTGTCAGTGCTGGAAATTTCTCTCCGTTTGTTTCCACCTGTATTACCGCAAGATCATTTTCCTTCGAGGCAGCTAGTATAGATTTAACAGCGTAAACCTGTCCGTTTGCCAAACGAATCGTAAAAGCCAATGGTTTATAACCATCTTTCATATCTGCATAGGTAAGTGCTACATGATAATTGGTAACCACTATACCATTGGGATCAATAATATATCCGCTTGATTCACTGATGTGTGCATTAGAGCACCTAGGGCACAGGTAGGAGCAACCCACTACTATAGTTGATTTTTTAGCAAGTGTATAAAGTTCGTGGCCTGTAATTGGTTTTTTTGGCGACTTTGCATAACTAATATCCACCAGTTGGTGTGGTGAGGTTAGGGCCATCAGCGCATCCGGTGCGGAAATCGTACTTCCTTTTTTTAATAAGGCGTTAATACTTTCCTGATAGTCGCTAAGCACTTTTTTATCATCGGTAAATTCCTGTGCACTGGTAGAAAAGGCCATCAATAATAAACCTGATAGCAAGACGATCAACTGCAATTCTTTTCTGATTTTTAATACATTCATTGATGTTTGAGTAATGTCCGGCCGGTGATTCTTCAGCCGGACAAGTTAAGATCATTCTGGCAGGTTATTTTGTTCTGTCTATTTTTTCCTGATAAGACTTAGCCTCTTTAATTAAAGATTTATTCTTATTTTCAAAATAAGCTCTAATGGCTGCCTTTTGCTCAGGACTAGCCTTAGCTGCATTTGTCATTAAAATACCCTCCAAAATGCCCTTATATGGCGATGTGGTTGGTAAATTTGCAATATGGCGATTGAAATATCGGGTCATACCATCCAGGTCTTTATTTACCACAAAAAGGGCGATGCGGCACATGTGGTTTTGAGCATCATTCGGGGGTAATTTGAGTAAGCCGATGGTATAGGCTACATCTTCTACTTCCTGAGGAGTATAAAATACATTGTACTTTGCACCAGTTTCAGTAGCAATGCCATACATGTCTTTACGTACTTTATCAAAAAGAATCTGATTGGTAACTTCTGTCCCTAAAGCCTGGTCGATACTGCCTTTTTCCATCATCAACTTTTTGAAAAATGGACTTCCAAATTTGGTTGTCCCTAAGGCAAGTTCCAAATAATCTTTGCTAAACCGTTCAAAGTCTTGGGCATTTTCAAATAATTCATCTAGTACAGGTGTAGGGTCCTTTGAATTCTGATAGAGTGCGAGGGCATAAGGCAAACCCGTACGCATTTGTTTATCAGCGTCATAAGCGGTTTTTAGTCCTGGAAGCGTATTTTTTGGGTCAAGTGCAACTTTTACCTTTTCAATAAATTCCTGTGCGGTTGATTTACCAACCACGCGATTAATTTCTTGGCCCTGAGCATTCAATATCAGGAAAGTAGGGTAAGCCTTTACATTATATTTTTTTGCAAGTTCTTTTCCTTCACCTTTTTCCATATCAAATTTTACAGATACAAATTTGGGGTTGAAATAATCTCCGGCAATTTTTTTTGGAAATTCGTAAGAAGCCATCTCCACACAGGGAATGCACCAGGTAGTATAACAATCCATCAAGATAAGTTTGGGATTTGCAGGATTACCAGCTATATTCATGGCTTCCTGCATTGTGATGGTTTGAAAATTGATGCCCTGAGCCCGGGCAGGCCGCCAGCTCAGGATGCTTAAACAAACTGTTAAACATATAATTAGTTTTTTCATTTCGATTTAGACGTTTGGTTATTATTTAAAGTTGATTCGATTAGCGCTTTCAATTTAGGGTCAGACGGACGGGGTGCCTGGAAATTTACCATTTTTCCATTTTGGTCAATCAGGATGAATCTTGGTATTTCTGTTACCTCATAATCGCCAATCATTGATCCTTTATTGTTGGTAAACAGTTGAAGTCCAGATAATTTTTTCTCATCTACCATTTTTTGCCATTTCGCTTGATCTGTATCAATAGAAAGGCTGATAAAGACAATGTTTTTGCCTTCAAATGATTTTTCCAATTCTTCTAATGCCGGCTGTTCTTTCAAACATGGAACACACCAGGTGGCCCACAGATCAAGCAATACCACTTTGCCCAGATTGTCGGTTAAACGGTGGATCTTCCCGTTCGCATCAGGATAAGCAAAATCGATCGATTCGCCGCCAGGTTCTTGCAAACGTGCACGATTTAGTAATATTTTTATCTTCTCCTTTTGCTGCTTCGTTACCATATAAGGTTCATTGCGCTCCAGAAATTTAACCAGGTTTGCCGTTGCCCCTCTTTCAGCCTGTGCCAGGATAAGTTTTGCTTTAAGTTCTTTGTCTGTTATCTCTGGGATGAGCATATCTACAGCCATTCCTTGTTTACCATCATAAATAATATGTTTTACAAAGGCATGGTAAAGCATATAATGATAACCCATAGGAAGTGTCCAGATATTACCATCTGCCCATTTCTCATCATTATAAAATTTTACAAGGCTCTCAGGGTATTCCGCTTGCTTTCCAATGTTTAAACCAGAAGCGGTAGGAATAATCACGTCATATTTGTAGCTATAGGTTAAGAAATATTTAGCTTGTTTATCAAAAGCCGCATTTCCGGTATTGATGTTTTTAATAAATTGCTGAACGGGTGCTTTCAATGAGTCGATAACTTTAAGATAACCGGCAGAAGGTAACCGATAGCCATCTTTGGTGTAACCGTAAGTTCTTAATGGCTTAATCATTTTATACCAATCGGCAAATACCTGGTTTTCTTTGTTGACTGTGCCCGAATAAACGATTTGTCCATCACCGGCATCTATATTCAACTCGTCACCGGCTTTCAGATATACCGCATATTGTTCGTCATATAGACCTACATATCGGATTGCATTAAGATCTTCTTTCTTCACCTCTCCACGGAAGATTTGATCTTGTCTACTTTTTACCATCGGTAAAATGACCTGGATTTCACCTTCTTCGGGTTTGGAAAATAAGACCTCCTGAGTTTCTTTGCCATTTGGTAAAAGTTTATGAAACTTTCCTTTGATAATCGCAGTTTGTGCCCACGTGGATGCCGATATGGTCAGCATCATGGAAAAAAATAGTGTTTTTTTCATTATTAGTTTGTAATTGTTTTTGATGAAGTATTTATTAAGATTGTTTGATGCCGATACCAGTCAGAATTTGCCGGATGTAAGCGTATTTGATCAGAATATTAGGATATGCAGTATATTTTTGTTTGAATTCCGCATCAGTGTTTGCCATGGCAGCCTCAATGTACATTGATACGTCAAGCCAGGTAGAAATGGGTGAGGAGTTCGATATCCTGGTATCTGCCCCAAGAAAGCCAATGGCCTGTAAAGTGAGCGGAGTACCCGACGGTAGGCCAGTAACATAGGTGCTGGTTAAATAAAAAGTAGATAGTCCATAAGCGTCTCGGGTGGGTACAAACTTCCGCGATACTCCATAAAATTTATCCAGGATATCGGCATATTTACTATCTAATACGGCATTCGTGAGGATGGCCCTCAAAATGGCAGCTTTATAGGTCACTTTTGTGGCTTGGCTCATCGTTGAAATTTTGGAAATTTGTGCAATAGCAACGGTATTGAAACCTTTGTAAGCATATGTTCCAAAGGCATTTGTATTCATATTTTCAACTAAAAGAATGCTCGGAACATGTATTTTCCCTATTATAGGCATAATTTCATTCCGTAAGAAGGTCAACGCTGCCGGAACATCTGCTTTATTACAATAGGTGAACGACTGTACCGCAGGTGGCGGACCACTTGGTATACCGCCCAGCGAATAGCTTAATGATAAAATTTCATAATGGGTATAAGTTTTACCGAAAACGTCTACACGCTTTTGAGTACCAATGGTGTCATTAACAAATACCGGGATCCCTGTTTCTTTATAAAATTGAAAATTGGCATGAATTGTTGGGTCATTGGGGTTATCCTCCATGGCCAACCAATTTTTATCATAATCAGGAAATTCGGTAAAAGGCTCTTTTCTGCAGGAAACCAGCGCAAGCGTGTAGCATGCTGCTATAATGAATAAGATATTTTTCATCTTGATCAGGTTAAGGTTGAATATTACGTACACTGCGAATTGGGTTAGTTAATAATCCCCTATTAAATTCTATGGCATAATTAGGGATGGGTACCTGCCAGCTGGCTTGATCTTGAGCAATAGAATTTAACACATAATATCCGGCGCGGGTATAACTATTACTTTGCGCATCATAATTGTAAGTAGGGTGTTTGATCTTAAAATCTGTACCCAGTGGATATTTAGAATTCACCGCATACCTCCTCAGGTCGAACCAGCGATGGCCTTCAAAACACAACTCTCGTCTACGTTCATTCCGGATAAACTCAACCAGGGTCAGATTGGATGCCGGTTGCTGACTGCCTGAATTATTGCTAAAGCGCATCGCCTGCAATTTCTGAATTTCACTCCAGGCTTCACCATCAGCACCAAGGATAGCTTGCGCTTCTGCGCGGTTGAGCAGCATTTCTGGCAAACGGAAAGAAAAAATACAAGATACCTGCTCGGGGTCATTATAAGTTCGCCAGGTACGCCATTTAGCCGGAAGAAAAGCTTTGCTTTTTGCCGATAGCATAAAAAAGGCATTTAAGCGCAGATCATTAGTACTAAAATTCTGTATCAGATCATCAGAAGCCTTAAAACCAGAAGCAAGACGGTTGACAGGAGCATAAGATGACAATGAATCATTAAGGAAAACTGCCGGCACAGCATTTGTCCCCATGGTAAATATGGTTTCTGTAGAGCTGCGGTAAGTAAAATTACTGTTAGCTACATAACGCTTTAAATCAATAATGCTGTAACCCATATTTTCATATCCGTTAGTCACCTGTAATACTTTATCATATTGTTCGGTAAATAGATATATCCGGCTTTGCAAACATTTAACAGCCGCAATACCTACCCTAATTTTATTAGTGGGATTATAGCCTTGAAGGTAGTCTGCGGCTTGATTAAGATCTGCCTCAATTTGTTTATAAACGGTTTCGTTATTGTTTCTTTTGAAATAGATATCTTCTACTTTTTCCGAAATCTTCAACGGTACACCTTCATCTGTTGAAGCGGTTGCTTTACGGTAAGGAGAACCATAAATATTTTGCAGTAAGAAATAATAATAGGCCCGAAGAAAATAGGCTTCACCACGTAAATGCTGCAGGTTTGCATCTGCCTGGTTTTTTGCTGCAATTTCTGAAGCCTGAAAAATTAATGCATTGATGGCACCAATGCGTTTGTAAATTTTTTTCCACATCACATCAGTCCAGGAGAAGCCCAAAATGTTGACTGTAGGATTTTGTCCCCAGTTGTGAAATCCAGAAAGCATGTAAAGCGGAGTAGCCTGATCTCTGTCAGCAGCGCCAAGCACAAATGCTTCACTGTCATCATCCATCACATGGAGCCATGGTGTAGAAAGGTCAGTCTCTGAAGAGATGCTTCCCATGGTTGCCGGATTATAGATCGATAAACTATATACATTATTCATAAAGGCCTCACCAATCATCACCTTATTCAGGTCGTCGGTGGTTTCCAGGTATTTTTGATCTGTAGAATATTCTTCCAAAAACTTGCTGCAGGAGCTCAGCAGCAAAAGGCAAGCTAAAAGGGTTAAAAGATATTTCATAGTTTGTTTTCTTTAAAATGAAACATTAATACTAGCTGAATAGGTTGGTCTAACTGATAGATTGATGTTTGGCGTAGAACCCGATTGAGTTGGATCTTGTCCCTTTAACATTTTATTGCTGAGGGTGAATAAATTTGTTCCGGTAAGGCTAACAGATGCCGAACTTAATTTTAATTTACGTATTACAGCTTCTGAAAAAGTATATCGGAAAGATGCTGATTGCAATTTTAAGTAATCTCCGCTAACCAATCTCACATCAGAATTATCGTACATCTCATAAGCACTTCCACCCAGTTGAAGACTGCTTGCCGGATAGTTTTGCCACCAAGCATTAATCACATTGTTTGAAACCTGTAGTCCTGGAATATTGGTGTAAGCTTCATCACCCGGTCTGCGCCAACGATCTACAAATTCTTTACGCAGATTCTGTTGCGGATAGGCACTGGTAGTGGCATAACCTGAAGCAATTTTCATCAGTCTGATTTTGTTTCCTAAAGAATAAGAGAGGTTAAACGATAATCCAAAATTTCTATATCCAAAGTAATTGGATAAGCCACCCTGGATAAAGGGTTCACGACGACCAGATTCACTCATGATCTCGAGGTAAACGTCTTGTCTATCCATATTTAAATAGCGTTGTTGGTATGCCACCGAACTTTCATTCTCTAAACCATAAAAAATTGGAGAGCCATCAACAGGACTTAAGCCTTTAAATTTGTAAGAATAAAAGGTATTAATAGGTTTGCCTGCAAGCTGAATATTACCGCTCAGGTAATTGGAATAATCGATATTGTCAATAAGAACGTTATTCCTATTATTGATGGCCTGGTTAATAATTTTATTCAACACCTGACCCAATTGTGGATCGAAACGCCAAACAAAACCGCGTTTAGACTTATCCATACCCACATTATTAATGGCGGTAACGCTTAAAGCTACCTCGACTCCTTTGTTTTCTATTGTTCCGCTATTGATTACGTAAGATTGAACCCCATTGATTTCTGATACTGTTTTATTAAGAAATGCGTCTTGAGTTCTTTTATAGAAATAACCCACGGATCCAGTTACTTTATTACCAAACAAAGTAAAATCCAAGGCAATATTTGAGGATGAAGTACGCTCCCATCTTAAATCTGGATTTGGATAATTAGAAATATTCGCAAATTGAGCATTATAGTAAGGATCAGTAGAAGCATTTTGTCTAATTATCATATATGGCGACTGCCCTGGAAGCATATTTCCCTGCCATCCCCAGGATGCTTTTAAAGCAAGATCATTTACCCACGAAGCATTTCTGGCAACATCTTCTCTCATGTTCCACCTACCGGAGAAGGCATAAATAGGTAGCAATTTATTATTTGAACGTGTTCCAAATAGGTTGGATTGTTCACCACGAATATGAAAATTGAAAATATATTTATCACGGTAAGAATACCCCGTTGTACCATACCAGGCAAACTCGTTAGTAAGCTGACGATTGAATGAGCCTAAAGCAGGCTTGGTAGACATCCATTGGTTATAATAGCCTGTGTAAGTAGTAGGTACAATATCAAAGTAGCCACCCATTTCAGGGAAATATCCTCTTCTTGTGATGTCAAAGCCGCTGTATTCATTTGATTTTATCTCCGTGCCTCCTGAAATGGTAAGGGAATGTCTTTTTTCTAAACCAAATGTGGTTGCATAATTTGCCTGTAAACGGCCTGTATAGTTGTTATTACGAACTTCATTTTTTGTCCATTCACCTCCTACCGGAGCTAAATCACTCCTTAAGCTATAGTCAGCCCGAAGCTTACTGATATAGTAAGAATCTTTTGTATAATATAGTTGCCTGTCATTATTACTTATGGCATAGGCAAAAGTACCTTCCAGGTTAAACTTCGGAGTGATTTTTAATCTTATTAAGGCCTTTAAATTACTTGCAAGCAAATCGGTATGATCAGCGCTGTAGTCTTTGTCCCTTAGGATATTGTAATTAAAAATCTGACCAGCTGGGGTGGTAACCGGGTAATAAAAATAGCTACCATCCGGATTATAAGCAGGCAATGTCCTGCTGGTGTTATAGGCATAGTTCATAATACCCAGATCAGCTGGTGAATAATTCCTCGAAGAATAGTTACCTGTAAAGCTTACTTGCGCCAGAAACTGATCATAATCTGCTGTTACATTCACCACTGATGAATACCGCTTATTGTATTCCCCTCTAATAGTTCCATTTTCATTCAAATAACCTAAAGAAGAATAAAACTTAATACGGTTAGAACCTCCGGATAAGGTTAAGGTATGATTCTGGGAGTAAGAATCTTGAGTAATCAAACCTAACCAATCTGTATTGATATTGGCATAATAATCGCTCTGGCGTTTAAATTCGTTATAATTGATGGTTCCTTTATAATATTGTTGAAGGGCATCTTCATAGCCTGAAAACTGGGTTACATTGTTGTATTGCATTCTTCTTTCTACCATTTCCTTTGAAACATCCATTCGTTCCTCAGAATTCATCATGTTCATGTTCTGGTCTGAATAACGTGGGCGTCTGTTGAATGTAGTATTAGCTGAATAAGAAATAGTCGGTTTACCAGGCTTGCCTTTTTTTGTGGTAATTACAATTACGCCATTACCTGCTTTGGCG
Proteins encoded in this region:
- a CDS encoding CDGSH iron-sulfur domain-containing protein, whose translation is MSKTKLTINNNGSVKIEGDFEIVDRNGNVYGLQGREVLSICRCGLSKNKPFCDGAHNGHFEHEAIAFDLPPKKV
- a CDS encoding alpha/beta fold hydrolase, with translation MEAYQKAGHEQINGIKMYYEIYGDGEIPLVLIHGGGSTIQSTFGRFIPYLAKCGKVVAVELQAHGRTSDRDQPESFEQDAKDVTTLLNQLQIAKANFLGFSNGGTTTLHIAAHYPDVVNKIIVISANYQREGLTDGFYNGFGDATIDHMPEPLKTAFLAVNPDQKALQTMFEKDKQRMLDFVDLSDDDLRGITSDTLLMVADKDVIKPEHVVKMSRLIANAQLVILPGMHGAMIGENLNPDVSDKTIAITAHLVETFLNQ
- a CDS encoding serine protease; protein product: MNVLKIRKELQLIVLLSGLLLMAFSTSAQEFTDDKKVLSDYQESINALLKKGSTISAPDALMALTSPHQLVDISYAKSPKKPITGHELYTLAKKSTIVVGCSYLCPRCSNAHISESSGYIIDPNGIVVTNYHVALTYADMKDGYKPLAFTIRLANGQVYAVKSILAASKENDLAVIQVETNGEKFPALTLADAAQVGDRIYVLGHPKGMHYFFSEGIVTNKYMEEAGTAEKHFFREMMAISADYATGSSGGPVLDIYGRVVGTVSNTKMFTHSETNPSVQMVIKNTIPVESLWKLLRSGSNH
- a CDS encoding RagB/SusD family nutrient uptake outer membrane protein yields the protein MKYLLTLLACLLLLSSCSKFLEEYSTDQKYLETTDDLNKVMIGEAFMNNVYSLSIYNPATMGSISSETDLSTPWLHVMDDDSEAFVLGAADRDQATPLYMLSGFHNWGQNPTVNILGFSWTDVMWKKIYKRIGAINALIFQASEIAAKNQADANLQHLRGEAYFLRAYYYFLLQNIYGSPYRKATASTDEGVPLKISEKVEDIYFKRNNNETVYKQIEADLNQAADYLQGYNPTNKIRVGIAAVKCLQSRIYLFTEQYDKVLQVTNGYENMGYSIIDLKRYVANSNFTYRSSTETIFTMGTNAVPAVFLNDSLSSYAPVNRLASGFKASDDLIQNFSTNDLRLNAFFMLSAKSKAFLPAKWRTWRTYNDPEQVSCIFSFRLPEMLLNRAEAQAILGADGEAWSEIQKLQAMRFSNNSGSQQPASNLTLVEFIRNERRRELCFEGHRWFDLRRYAVNSKYPLGTDFKIKHPTYNYDAQSNSYTRAGYYVLNSIAQDQASWQVPIPNYAIEFNRGLLTNPIRSVRNIQP
- a CDS encoding AraC family transcriptional regulator — protein: MSNQARRPDILYSCYAHKSSEGEQFIPNHSVGLVIAGTSEIFIGGEKFVFSDGNFRFFRRNQLARYTKYPPADGEFKSISINIDQEILHSISNEYDLHIEKPNHDLKGLALEPNSLLKNYIDSIWPYLAGNNGFNKALVDLKVKEVVMILLQTNPMLKDVLFDFSEPGKIDLEAYMNANYKFNVDISRFAYLTGRSLATFKRDFEKIFNLSPNRWLQKKRLNDAYYLITEKGWKSSDVYLEVGFKDLSHFSFAFKKAYGRSPSHIGN
- a CDS encoding thioredoxin family protein is translated as MKKLIICLTVCLSILSWRPARAQGINFQTITMQEAMNIAGNPANPKLILMDCYTTWCIPCVEMASYEFPKKIAGDYFNPKFVSVKFDMEKGEGKELAKKYNVKAYPTFLILNAQGQEINRVVGKSTAQEFIEKVKVALDPKNTLPGLKTAYDADKQMRTGLPYALALYQNSKDPTPVLDELFENAQDFERFSKDYLELALGTTKFGSPFFKKLMMEKGSIDQALGTEVTNQILFDKVRKDMYGIATETGAKYNVFYTPQEVEDVAYTIGLLKLPPNDAQNHMCRIALFVVNKDLDGMTRYFNRHIANLPTTSPYKGILEGILMTNAAKASPEQKAAIRAYFENKNKSLIKEAKSYQEKIDRTK
- a CDS encoding GNAT family N-acetyltransferase, producing MEHILDNPIYYALTSGHKHLAKGVETVKYYNEDITAFAGLKNNSQEDLNTLYQISPPESLFVFFVKTPVEIPDQWKLLTHINMFQFIFRDTKIPDSDGAGLTDLDLEHVAEMIDLVELTKPGPFLSKTIELSNYTGIFLDGKLASMAGHRFFPSPYREVSAVCTHPDHLGKGYSFKILQEQIRRILLRNEIPFLHVRNDNEGAIKLYQKLGFEIRTDMIAYVIKKESL
- a CDS encoding TlpA disulfide reductase family protein, yielding MKKTLFFSMMLTISASTWAQTAIIKGKFHKLLPNGKETQEVLFSKPEEGEIQVILPMVKSRQDQIFRGEVKKEDLNAIRYVGLYDEQYAVYLKAGDELNIDAGDGQIVYSGTVNKENQVFADWYKMIKPLRTYGYTKDGYRLPSAGYLKVIDSLKAPVQQFIKNINTGNAAFDKQAKYFLTYSYKYDVIIPTASGLNIGKQAEYPESLVKFYNDEKWADGNIWTLPMGYHYMLYHAFVKHIIYDGKQGMAVDMLIPEITDKELKAKLILAQAERGATANLVKFLERNEPYMVTKQQKEKIKILLNRARLQEPGGESIDFAYPDANGKIHRLTDNLGKVVLLDLWATWCVPCLKEQPALEELEKSFEGKNIVFISLSIDTDQAKWQKMVDEKKLSGLQLFTNNKGSMIGDYEVTEIPRFILIDQNGKMVNFQAPRPSDPKLKALIESTLNNNQTSKSK
- a CDS encoding SusC/RagA family TonB-linked outer membrane protein; amino-acid sequence: MNDFLFRKEHSRRMPGNEMDGSIVKTHSPFSFQWIIILFFVFAIALSNQAHAQTVTLDLKDASIIRATAEISKQTKYDFTYNDLILKKAKPVTIKLVKEPLNSALKKLLSGQALDFEIKDRIIIITEKKVSQANNTFKELTGPVNGTVVNENGKPMEGASIKVKGTSFYTKTDQNGKFVIPGQYANEMLEIRHLGFSPIEISAVRARVVSLKMTSSDLEDIMVNTGYQQIDSRQLTSAITSKKMEELLTPGVNTIDKLLEGRIPGLVFMQNSGQVGAAPKLRIRGTSTILGNREPLWVLDGIVLQDPVNIDPKSINDLDFVNLLGNAIAGLNPEDIDQIDVLKDASATALYGAKAGNGVIVITTKKGKPGKPTISYSANTTFNRRPRYSDQNMNMMNSEERMDVSKEMVERRMQYNNVTQFSGYEDALQQYYKGTINYNEFKRQSDYYANINTDWLGLITQDSYSQNHTLTLSGGSNRIKFYSSLGYLNENGTIRGEYNKRYSSVVNVTADYDQFLAQVSFTGNYSSRNYSPADLGIMNYAYNTSRTLPAYNPDGSYFYYPVTTPAGQIFNYNILRDKDYSADHTDLLASNLKALIRLKITPKFNLEGTFAYAISNNDRQLYYTKDSYYISKLRADYSLRSDLAPVGGEWTKNEVRNNNYTGRLQANYATTFGLEKRHSLTISGGTEIKSNEYSGFDITRRGYFPEMGGYFDIVPTTYTGYYNQWMSTKPALGSFNRQLTNEFAWYGTTGYSYRDKYIFNFHIRGEQSNLFGTRSNNKLLPIYAFSGRWNMREDVARNASWVNDLALKASWGWQGNMLPGQSPYMIIRQNASTDPYYNAQFANISNYPNPDLRWERTSSSNIALDFTLFGNKVTGSVGYFYKRTQDAFLNKTVSEINGVQSYVINSGTIENKGVEVALSVTAINNVGMDKSKRGFVWRFDPQLGQVLNKIINQAINNRNNVLIDNIDYSNYLSGNIQLAGKPINTFYSYKFKGLSPVDGSPIFYGLENESSVAYQQRYLNMDRQDVYLEIMSESGRREPFIQGGLSNYFGYRNFGLSFNLSYSLGNKIRLMKIASGYATTSAYPQQNLRKEFVDRWRRPGDEAYTNIPGLQVSNNVINAWWQNYPASSLQLGGSAYEMYDNSDVRLVSGDYLKLQSASFRYTFSEAVIRKLKLSSASVSLTGTNLFTLSNKMLKGQDPTQSGSTPNINLSVRPTYSASINVSF